A stretch of DNA from Nitrososphaerota archaeon:
AATTTCATGCGGCCTTTCCGGCCGCATACAAGAAATATAAAGTATTACATGGCCAGTTCTGTAAAATCCTCTGGACATAGCTGCGTAAACGGACTATGCAATGTCCAGATAATTGGACAGAACCCTATTAAAATGGTGCGGGGGGTGGGATTCGAACCCACGAACCCCTAAGAGACGGGATGTCTCATCGGCCATTTTTCTATCAGCCTCAGGTTGAGGCGATCTTAAGTCCCGCGCTTCCACGGCTTTTGCCCTCTTTGGCCAGTCTCGGCAACCCCCGCCCGTTCTTCCGTCCGCTCAGCTATAGCGGCGGCTGACTTGTTATTTATCGTTTGATCTATGTTTTTGTGTTAAGGTCGGATTTTCTGGTTTACGTCGAATAGGAGTATTGAGGGTGGTAGGTCTAGGTGTAGTGTTTTGGGGTGGGGTGGTTTGAAGTCTAGGACGTGTACGAGGACTGATTTTCCTTTGCCTGTGCTGCCTAGGGGTCGGATTCTTCGGGTTTCGAGCCTGATTTCGGGATTGAAGAGTGCGTCGAGGCTGTAGTAGTATGTTTCGCCCCAGATGTCGAAGGAGTATTCGACTTTGAAGTAGGGGAGTGAGAGGGTGTTGCTCCGTGGGTATCGGGCTGAATGTACCGTTTCGTCTTCGTTGTAGAAGCGGCGGTGGAAGAGGTCGTAGAACGGTTTTACAGCGTAGACGTTTACTCCTGCGCGTTTTCGAGTCAGCACTTTGTTGAACTTCTCAAATTCGCAGTCAGGGAGCTTGGAGACGGTGTGTTTAGCATCATCATGCAGCCTGATGCTTCGCTTCACAATAATCTTGAAGTTGGTATCGATTAGTCGTCTCAGGTTTTCAACGAACTGGTGTTCATTGCATTCATAGGTTGGCATCTTGCTCAAGTCTCCTAAGTGTCTTGACTGTTTCCGAGTCTCCGCATATTGTGACGATAGGGTCACGCAGATAATCCGCGTCCCCGATCTCATCAGAAATCGTGACTGTCTCACGTCCTTTCTTGAACACGTGCCTATCCCAGAACTTCGAGTCTGAGACAATGGTGGCTGCGGCGATCTCTGTAAAACCGAGGTTCAGAACCTGTTCTACTACAGTCTCCACTGGAGTGTAGAGTGCTATACTCTTCAACTGCGGTTCCAGAGGTTTCCTCGCCATCTTCCCTAGATGATACTCGTTTCAACTTACTAATAATTGTTACACTGTCGAGGAACTGTCTCAATGTGTCTCTCAACTAGTAACCGAAAACGCTGAGGAGTGAATACAATTATCTCAATGAAACCGGCAAATTCAAGTGTTAGCTCGGTATGACCCTTGCGTAGTGGATTAAATGAAGCGAAGAACGTTGCTCCTCACTGTCCTCGTGGTTGTTGTTGCCGTTGCTGTAGTGTCAGCGTACCTTTTGATGCCGAAGGGCGATCAGGGGGCTGGCTCGAATCAAACGAGCAGTAACAGGATCGCAGTTATGGAGACAAGCAAGGGAACTATGGAGTTTGTGCTCTACGAGGATAAGGCGCCTATAACTACAAAGAACTTCATTACTCTCGCGAATAAAGGGTTTTACGACAACACCATTTTCCACAGAGTTGTACACGACTTCGTTATTCAGGGTGGAGACCCGACTGGAACAGGCATGGGCGGCCCCGGCTACACTATATCTGATGAATTCAAAACAGGTTTGAGCCATGATGCGAAAGGCATGCTCTCAATGGCTAACACCGGCCAACCGCACAGCAGCGGCTCACAATTCTTCGTCACATTAGTGCCGAGGCCAGATATTGACGGCGGCTACTCTGTCTTTGGCAAACTAATCAAAGGTGAGAATGTCCTCGACGCAATCGGATCAGTGCCAACCAATCCGGCTAATGACAGACCAGTCCAGAATGTTACCCTAATCAAGGTAACCATACGAAGCCCGTAGACGCAAACCTTCCGAAATCGCTTAGAACACTGACCTATTCTACTCACGCCGGAGTAGAGTCTGTCAGTGACTTGGGAACCAGCGAAATCGGCTTCTCAAGGTCTGTAAATAATTGTTCCTGTCTCTTTAGTTGTTCTCAGGCCATTATCCTGCTCTCGCAGTTTATCGGTAAACTCCTTTGAAGATAATCTTTCGAGGAATAGCTTTACGAGCGGTTTTCTCAGCCGCCTCTCCTCTATCACAAAGTCAAAGTTTTCTTGAGCTACAGGGATAAAGTCCAACTGGCGTGTCTGCGCGGCCTTTATACTAAAAGCTACATCAGCTTTACCGGTTGCAACCGCTTCAGCTGCTTCGCTGTGAAGCTTTACCTCGACCGGGTAACCTTTCACTTTTTCAGCGATACTTTTGAATTTGAGCCCCTTCTTCTCTCCGATTCTTCTTAGAATGATGTCTAGGAGTGTTCTCGTACCGGAGCCCAAAGGCCGATTAACGAACTTCACGTCACTTCTCAGCAGATCTTCGATTTCAGAGATATGTTTAGGGTTACCCTTCTTAACGATTAGTCCCAGATCCCGCAGGTATCCTCTTACCAGAACTGCTCGGTTGCTCACCCAGTATCTCTTAAGAAAGGGCGTGTTGTATTCTCCTGTCTCCTCATCCAAAAGATGAACTCCTGCAATATCTGTCTCTCCCAGCATAACTGCGGCTAATCCGCCGGAGGAGCCTACGCTGACAACTTCGTGGCTGAACTGCTCCTTCTTCAACATCATATCCACCAGCAGCCTAATGCCGGCGCAGTCACTCCCGATCACCGTAAACTCTGGGAGTTCAGTCTTCTTCGATTCGAAGATATCTCTTGCGTTAGCTGCAGCGGATCCTGATAAAAACTCTCCAACTTGGCGCTCAAGACCATAATAGTCTTCAAGTATCTTCAAGCCATCTTCAGTTAGCTTCGCACCGCCTCCATACTCCCCTCCCTTCCTAGCCTCCACAAGATGCTCTCCAAGCACCGAACTCACCTGATCAATCGTATTCCACGCGTGAGCGTAAGA
This window harbors:
- a CDS encoding peptidylprolyl isomerase, whose protein sequence is MKRRTLLLTVLVVVVAVAVVSAYLLMPKGDQGAGSNQTSSNRIAVMETSKGTMEFVLYEDKAPITTKNFITLANKGFYDNTIFHRVVHDFVIQGGDPTGTGMGGPGYTISDEFKTGLSHDAKGMLSMANTGQPHSSGSQFFVTLVPRPDIDGGYSVFGKLIKGENVLDAIGSVPTNPANDRPVQNVTLIKVTIRSP
- a CDS encoding LysR family transcriptional regulator, encoding MNKLKPGFQVWLEGDGKRIFGRQEAEILEGIKKLGSFMATARSLGISYAHAWNTIDQVSSVLGEHLVEARKGGEYGGGAKLTEDGLKILEDYYGLERQVGEFLSGSAAANARDIFESKKTELPEFTVIGSDCAGIRLLVDMMLKKEQFSHEVVSVGSSGGLAAVMLGETDIAGVHLLDEETGEYNTPFLKRYWVSNRAVLVRGYLRDLGLIVKKGNPKHISEIEDLLRSDVKFVNRPLGSGTRTLLDIILRRIGEKKGLKFKSIAEKVKGYPVEVKLHSEAAEAVATGKADVAFSIKAAQTRQLDFIPVAQENFDFVIEERRLRKPLVKLFLERLSSKEFTDKLREQDNGLRTTKETGTIIYRP